The Erythrobacter sp. HL-111 DNA segment AGTGGCGGCCCGGCTTTCCTCGCTGACATATCGATCCGCGGGCAGGGCGCCGGGCGGCAGGGCTTCTCCGAATCGGCGACGGGGATTTACCGCAACGGGTTCTATATCGCGGGCGGCGGTTTCGGTGGCCGTTCGTTCAACCGGCTCGACCTGTTCGACGTTCGGGCGGTTGAGACCTATCGTGGGCCACAGGCTGCGCTTTACGGTCGGAATGCGGTTGGGGGGGCGGTCAACGTGATCACCAATGCGCCGCGCCGAAACACTCTCGAAGGCCGCGTCCGTGCCCGGTACGAGGATGTCGACCGATTTGACATTGACGGCGTGCTCAATCTGCCCCTGGGCGAAAATTTCGCGGCGCGTCTTGGTGGGTTTTACAGCGATCAGGATGATGGGTTCTACACCGACGTAAACACCGGTGAAGCGGTCGATTTCCAGAGCCATACCGGCCTGCGTGGTGCGTTGCGCGGGTGGATCGGAGAGCGCACCGACATTACCCTCACGCTGGAGCATTACTCCAACGAAACGCCGAGCTTTTCGGCACTGGGTGAGCGCCTGCCAGTCAATAATGGCGGGCTTCCGGTACCCGGAGCGGCCGATCCTGGGCCGTTTGAGCGCAATGCCGATACGATCGGGCGCGTCGACCTGGAGGAAACCAGCGTGTTTGCCGAACTCGCCAGCAATCTCGATTTTGCCGATCTCGATATCGTGTTTTCGTACAAGACGCGCGATGCCGAGCGGTTTGACGACGATCTCGATCATTTCCTCGGGTTTCAGGGCGTCGGCGGTACCATGATCACCGTCACCCAAGCCGAGGATTTCGAGCGGTTTGGCGGCGAAGTGCGGCTTTCGTCGAAAGAAGGCGGGCGCTGGCAATGGCTGATCGGGGCCGATTTCCAGACCTTCGATGACGATGTCCGGCTGGCCAATGCCGGGAGTTCCTCTGTTCCCTCGCTCGCAGCGCTCGCGACACGCAGCGAAAATTTCGTCGAGGAACTGACCTCGTTTTCCGCTTTCGGGCTGGTGGGTTTCGATCTCACCGAGCGCCTGAACCTGGCGGTCGAGGCACGCCTGATCCGGGATGAAAAAGATTTCGTCTTCGTCCGCCAGCAATCTGGTGCGACGGTGATCGATACGGGGGACCTGAACGAGAAGGAGACCCGGTTCCTGCCGGCCGCCACCTTGCGTTACGAACTGACGGACGCTTCGAACCTGTATCTCCGGTTCGCCACGGGCTACCGGCCCTTCGGCTTCAATACTGGCGTACCGAGCGAGGATTTCGTCCCCTATGAGGGCGAGCTTGCCCGCTCCTATGAGATCGGGTGGAAGGGTTCGCTGTTCGACAATCGGCTGCGCTATGCCCTGGCCGGATTCTACATGACGACTGACGATCCGCAGCTCGTCACTGCCATTTCGACGACCGATACGTCCACTGCCCTGCAGAATGTCTCCGGCTCCGAGGTCTACGGGCTGGAGGCAGAACTGGACTGGACCTTTCCGGTCTGGTCGGGCAGGCTGACCGGCGGCTTTCGCATTTCGACGATTGACGGCGAATTTGATGACGGAACCTCCATCCTGTCTTCGGTCGAGGGTGTGGGAATCGTCGAATTCGATCTGTCCGGCGCGCGGGTGCCGCGCACTCGCGACGTTATCCTTTCCTTTGACAGCTTTTATAATGTGCCGCTGTCCGAGGGCTTGAACCTGTTTTTCGGGGGAAGCCTGCAAGCCGAGGATGGCGGATTTGAAAATGCCATTGGCGATTCGCCCACACGGTT contains these protein-coding regions:
- a CDS encoding TonB-dependent receptor, with protein sequence MRKLLLGGSGMAACMANMGVFAPALAAQESAAEEDTNVIIVTARRIAEGVEDTPVAVSVLDGDTLDNLVVDETVDLVRQIPSASFVSGGPAFLADISIRGQGAGRQGFSESATGIYRNGFYIAGGGFGGRSFNRLDLFDVRAVETYRGPQAALYGRNAVGGAVNVITNAPRRNTLEGRVRARYEDVDRFDIDGVLNLPLGENFAARLGGFYSDQDDGFYTDVNTGEAVDFQSHTGLRGALRGWIGERTDITLTLEHYSNETPSFSALGERLPVNNGGLPVPGAADPGPFERNADTIGRVDLEETSVFAELASNLDFADLDIVFSYKTRDAERFDDDLDHFLGFQGVGGTMITVTQAEDFERFGGEVRLSSKEGGRWQWLIGADFQTFDDDVRLANAGSSSVPSLAALATRSENFVEELTSFSAFGLVGFDLTERLNLAVEARLIRDEKDFVFVRQQSGATVIDTGDLNEKETRFLPAATLRYELTDASNLYLRFATGYRPFGFNTGVPSEDFVPYEGELARSYEIGWKGSLFDNRLRYALAGFYMTTDDPQLVTAISTTDTSTALQNVSGSEVYGLEAELDWTFPVWSGRLTGGFRISTIDGEFDDGTSILSSVEGVGIVEFDLSGARVPRTRDVILSFDSFYNVPLSEGLNLFFGGSLQAEDGGFENAIGDSPTRFDSGIPNTAFAGRSLDGFLLVDARIGLSGEWWRISAYGANITDEVYVLQNVLQNNFYNQPARYGVQASVTF